The bacterium genome includes a region encoding these proteins:
- a CDS encoding DUF3108 domain-containing protein: MKGKIKLVLFCLFFLSCAGFSEEFKRENKVAGFHYNINYHLSFCKLIKIAEAEILIEKGIYREVPSFRIVFQIDSLDEKNPIIKKFYMMHNRMESFIRKTDFSSLRLLKTINQRIRGFGGIREKNYYEVVDFPLSQTDPIIIDKYDYKLGKREKLDLQVPGLEPVSDILGILAKGYFVKEHKTDSIKLYAKHEIRAVKLLLDKEKIDSKLLGRVDTIRVSCSAKFPTMGGKEGNFIIWFLEGDRQIPVQLQLELPIGSAKITLSRFEDFDDNKEH, encoded by the coding sequence ATGAAGGGAAAAATTAAGTTAGTTTTATTCTGCCTGTTTTTTTTGTCTTGTGCGGGTTTTTCAGAAGAATTTAAGAGAGAGAATAAGGTTGCTGGGTTTCATTACAATATCAACTACCATCTCTCGTTCTGTAAGCTGATAAAAATCGCAGAAGCTGAGATCTTGATAGAAAAGGGGATATACAGAGAAGTTCCTTCTTTTCGCATTGTCTTTCAGATAGATTCCTTGGATGAAAAAAATCCAATTATAAAGAAGTTCTATATGATGCATAATAGAATGGAATCGTTTATTAGAAAGACAGATTTCAGTTCTCTAAGGCTGTTGAAAACAATTAATCAGAGGATTAGAGGATTTGGGGGCATTAGAGAGAAAAATTACTATGAAGTAGTAGATTTCCCTTTAAGCCAAACAGACCCTATAATCATAGATAAATATGATTATAAACTTGGCAAAAGAGAAAAATTAGATTTGCAGGTGCCTGGCTTAGAACCTGTCTCGGATATATTGGGTATTCTGGCAAAAGGTTATTTTGTCAAAGAACATAAAACAGATAGCATAAAGTTGTATGCAAAACATGAAATCAGAGCAGTTAAACTATTGCTTGATAAAGAGAAAATAGATAGTAAATTACTCGGCAGAGTTGATACAATAAGAGTCAGTTGCAGTGCAAAGTTTCCCACTATGGGTGGCAAAGAGGGTAACTTTATAATCTGGTTTTTAGAGGGGGACAGGCAAATACCTGTCCAATTACAGCTTGAGCTGCCAATTGGATCGGCAAAGATTACTTTGAGTAGATTTGAGGATTTTGATGATAATAAAGAACATTAG